In Natronomonas halophila, one DNA window encodes the following:
- a CDS encoding DUF7545 family protein, producing MADDTVTLHIEGPNNEDDVTLPEEMLDLMREADESDAEIVGDLALFSCAQRIHATVHHAEGGDTEEYKEIEEQTMDLFEERFGASYAELTGHQH from the coding sequence ATGGCAGACGATACTGTTACCCTGCACATCGAGGGCCCGAATAACGAAGACGACGTGACGCTCCCCGAGGAGATGCTGGACCTGATGCGAGAGGCCGACGAGTCCGACGCCGAAATCGTCGGCGACCTCGCGCTGTTCTCCTGTGCCCAGCGAATCCACGCGACGGTCCACCACGCCGAGGGCGGCGACACCGAGGAGTACAAGGAAATCGAGGAGCAGACGATGGACCTCTTCGAGGAGCGCTTCGGCGCCTCCTACGCGGAACTGACCGGCCACCAGCACTAA
- a CDS encoding MBL fold metallo-hydrolase: MTRTAERAPGEISAERLKELLDGDRGFALLDTRPEADFEGWHIPAAERCGFKPGADLDVDLFQSKTGLERDDSVVVICAKGITSEHLAEELVTAGYEDVRHVEGGMRAWSAVYGAVDVETAGDATIVQMQRRAKGCLGYLVADPETGAAAAIDVSRHTEKYREVAEEREWDIERVLDTHIHADHISGGRKLADELDVPYHLGERVAERDVAFEYEPLARNDVVSVGDIDLKALFTPGHTSGMASYLVGDEAVLTGDTVFVDSVGRTELQFGDADAAAGAEMLYDSLHGTLLAEPDSVAVLPGHADPASDAFDPGSEVSTTVRHLRTNLALLDRDRESFVAHITDSVPEKPPNYEQVIAINRGQDAPEDDEEAIELELGPNRCAAE, from the coding sequence ATGACACGAACAGCCGAGCGCGCGCCCGGGGAGATATCGGCCGAGCGGCTGAAGGAACTCCTCGACGGCGACCGGGGATTCGCGCTCCTCGATACGCGGCCCGAGGCGGATTTCGAGGGCTGGCACATTCCTGCGGCCGAACGCTGCGGCTTCAAACCCGGCGCGGACCTCGACGTCGACCTCTTTCAATCGAAGACCGGCCTCGAACGTGACGACTCCGTCGTCGTCATCTGCGCGAAGGGAATCACCTCCGAACACCTCGCCGAGGAACTGGTCACGGCCGGCTACGAGGACGTCCGCCACGTCGAGGGCGGGATGCGGGCCTGGAGCGCCGTCTACGGCGCGGTCGACGTCGAAACGGCTGGCGATGCGACCATCGTCCAGATGCAGCGCCGCGCCAAGGGCTGTCTCGGCTATCTCGTCGCCGACCCCGAAACCGGCGCTGCTGCGGCCATCGACGTGTCCCGACACACCGAGAAGTACCGGGAAGTGGCCGAGGAACGTGAGTGGGATATCGAACGCGTCCTCGATACCCATATCCACGCCGACCACATCAGCGGCGGCCGCAAACTGGCCGACGAACTCGACGTTCCGTACCACCTCGGCGAACGCGTCGCCGAACGCGACGTGGCCTTCGAGTACGAACCCCTCGCTCGCAACGACGTCGTCAGCGTCGGCGATATCGACCTCAAGGCCCTCTTTACGCCCGGCCACACCTCCGGCATGGCGAGCTATCTCGTCGGCGACGAGGCGGTGCTGACCGGCGACACCGTTTTCGTCGACAGCGTCGGCCGTACCGAGTTGCAGTTCGGCGACGCCGACGCCGCGGCGGGCGCCGAGATGCTCTACGACTCACTCCACGGGACCCTGCTGGCCGAACCCGATTCCGTCGCCGTCCTTCCGGGCCACGCCGACCCGGCCTCCGATGCGTTCGACCCCGGCAGCGAGGTGTCGACCACGGTTCGCCACCTCCGGACCAACCTCGCGTTGCTCGACAGGGACCGCGAGTCGTTCGTCGCCCACATCACCGACTCCGTTCCGGAAAAGCCGCCGAACTACGAGCAGGTTATCGCCATCAACCGCGGGCAGGACGCCCCCGAAGACGACGAGGAAGCCATCGAACTGGAACTCGGGCCGAACCGCTGTGCCGCGGAGTAG
- a CDS encoding twin-arginine translocation signal domain-containing protein: MKLSRRDALRAGGGLLAAAGLAGCIEQRVTRRETRLESSTNWALNPSVERSLDAEAFATYTDDMADRYGDSGVWGLEAEQPDDLETAYVQRMVVSRETPGQPGGTESSLDPDEVDPDAPLLIVDASVAVYAVGQNRYRYWLWAAADGGDDRLVRDVSLSTISTSISLRDGTLTDAATVSQSDDEGEVTLGSPPSGRFPLKETTSAIETNSERREGGFYDIEWSGSVDGVQSVNGVCEEERQGDHDFFWSVGGGYTLEERV; this comes from the coding sequence ATGAAGCTCTCCCGCAGGGACGCGCTGCGTGCCGGTGGCGGCTTGCTCGCCGCGGCCGGCCTCGCCGGCTGTATCGAACAGCGTGTGACGCGCCGCGAAACGCGACTGGAGTCGAGCACGAACTGGGCGCTGAACCCCTCGGTCGAACGGTCGCTCGACGCCGAGGCCTTCGCGACCTACACCGACGACATGGCCGACCGCTACGGCGACAGCGGCGTCTGGGGACTGGAGGCCGAACAGCCCGACGACCTCGAAACGGCCTACGTCCAGCGGATGGTCGTCTCCCGGGAGACCCCCGGCCAGCCCGGCGGCACCGAATCCAGCCTCGACCCCGATGAGGTCGACCCCGACGCGCCGCTGCTCATCGTCGATGCCAGCGTCGCCGTCTACGCGGTCGGACAGAACCGCTATCGTTACTGGCTGTGGGCGGCCGCCGACGGCGGCGACGACCGACTCGTCCGGGACGTCTCCCTCTCGACCATCTCGACCAGCATCTCGCTTCGGGACGGCACCCTCACTGACGCCGCGACGGTTTCACAATCCGACGATGAAGGCGAGGTCACACTGGGCTCGCCGCCGTCGGGCCGGTTCCCGCTCAAGGAGACCACGAGCGCCATCGAGACCAACAGCGAGCGCCGCGAAGGCGGCTTCTACGACATCGAGTGGAGCGGCAGCGTCGACGGCGTTCAGTCGGTAAACGGCGTCTGCGAGGAGGAACGGCAGGGCGACCACGACTTCTTCTGGTCGGTCGGCGGCGGTTACACGCTCGAAGAACGCGTGTAG
- a CDS encoding 2,5-diamino-6-(ribosylamino)-4(3H)-pyrimidinone 5'-phosphate reductase gives MHVLVNAAVSADGKLSSRRREQIKISGDEDFARVDRLRAESDGVMVGVGTVLADDPSLVRYDEAHRAAVRSPEAAPPARIVADSRCRTPADADILAGDPETYILTSEAAGIDRREALDEAGASLIVAGAERVDLDAAFAALEAEGLDRIMVEGGGELIFSLFEAGLVDELSVYVGGMIIGGREAPTLADGEGFVADFPALELDGVERMDDGVVLRWTVG, from the coding sequence ATGCACGTACTGGTCAACGCCGCCGTCAGCGCTGACGGGAAACTCTCCTCGCGGCGGCGCGAGCAGATCAAAATAAGTGGCGACGAGGATTTCGCCCGCGTCGACCGCCTGCGAGCGGAATCCGACGGCGTCATGGTCGGTGTCGGAACGGTGCTGGCTGACGACCCATCGCTGGTGCGCTACGACGAGGCCCACCGCGCTGCCGTCCGAAGCCCCGAGGCGGCCCCGCCGGCCCGCATCGTCGCCGATTCCCGCTGTCGGACGCCAGCGGATGCCGATATTCTGGCTGGCGACCCCGAGACGTACATCCTGACCAGCGAGGCTGCAGGTATCGACCGCCGCGAGGCGCTGGACGAGGCCGGCGCCTCCCTAATCGTCGCTGGCGCCGAACGCGTCGACCTCGATGCGGCCTTCGCGGCGCTGGAAGCCGAGGGACTCGACCGCATCATGGTTGAGGGCGGCGGCGAACTCATCTTCTCGCTGTTCGAGGCCGGACTGGTCGACGAGCTATCGGTCTACGTCGGCGGCATGATTATCGGTGGCCGCGAGGCGCCGACACTCGCTGACGGCGAGGGCTTCGTCGCTGACTTCCCGGCCCTCGAACTGGACGGCGTCGAGCGTATGGACGACGGCGTCGTCCTTCGGTGGACCGTCGGCTAA
- a CDS encoding NAD(P)/FAD-dependent oxidoreductase, translated as MTEDAEHRRLVIAGSGIAGLSAAIYAGRSNNEPLVLEGPEPGGQLTLTTDVANYPGFPDGINGTELVNNMKEQAEQFGAEIDHGVIVDVEPGQPHRIELRDGTVYTADAFIAASGASARTLGVPGEDELMGYGVSTCATCDGAFFRGEDMLVVGGGDAACEEAAFLTKFADTVYIVHRREEFRAEDYWVERIEELEAEGDVEILTNTELLEIHGSEAEGIEGVTLASNPTGYPKDNLDDPETEEYDMDVGAVFMAIGHTPNTDYLEGTDVDLDETGYINTEGGSGGGQTRTGVPGIFGAGDVVDHHYQQAATAGGMGVKAALDADDYLEDLERAEGATADAATADDD; from the coding sequence ATGACCGAGGACGCCGAACATCGTCGCCTGGTAATCGCCGGGTCCGGCATCGCAGGGCTCTCCGCAGCCATCTACGCGGGCCGCTCGAACAACGAACCGCTCGTACTCGAAGGCCCCGAACCCGGCGGCCAGTTGACGCTGACGACCGACGTCGCCAACTACCCCGGTTTCCCGGACGGCATCAACGGCACCGAACTCGTGAACAACATGAAAGAGCAGGCCGAGCAGTTCGGCGCCGAAATCGACCACGGCGTCATCGTCGACGTCGAACCCGGCCAGCCCCACCGCATCGAACTCCGGGACGGCACCGTCTACACCGCCGACGCCTTCATCGCCGCCTCGGGCGCCTCCGCCCGCACGCTGGGTGTCCCCGGCGAGGACGAACTGATGGGCTACGGCGTCTCCACCTGTGCGACCTGTGACGGCGCCTTCTTCCGCGGCGAGGACATGCTCGTCGTCGGCGGCGGCGACGCCGCCTGCGAGGAGGCCGCCTTCCTCACCAAGTTCGCCGACACCGTCTACATCGTCCACCGCCGCGAGGAGTTCCGCGCCGAGGACTACTGGGTCGAACGCATCGAGGAACTCGAAGCCGAGGGCGACGTGGAAATCCTCACGAACACCGAACTCCTCGAAATTCACGGCAGCGAGGCCGAGGGCATCGAGGGCGTCACCCTCGCCAGCAACCCCACCGGTTACCCGAAGGACAACCTCGACGACCCCGAAACCGAGGAGTACGACATGGACGTCGGCGCCGTCTTCATGGCCATCGGCCACACGCCCAATACCGACTACCTAGAGGGCACCGACGTCGACCTCGACGAAACGGGCTACATCAATACCGAGGGCGGTTCCGGCGGCGGCCAGACCCGCACCGGCGTCCCCGGCATCTTCGGCGCCGGCGACGTCGTCGACCACCACTACCAGCAGGCCGCGACTGCCGGCGGCATGGGCGTCAAGGCCGCGCTGGACGCCGACGATTACCTCGAAGACCTCGAACGGGCCGAGGGCGCCACCGCCGACGCGGCGACTGCTGACGACGACTAA
- a CDS encoding class I SAM-dependent methyltransferase, producing the protein MVEKDAVRQGYDELGDAYAAHRSGEGQGMDALSAFLEAVPESARILDAGCGPGRPVLSHLTDEASAVGLDFSGEQLRLAAENAPEAALVRGDMTALPFATGTFDAVVAYWSLIHVPMDDHRTVIDEFARVLRPGGRVLVCEGTEHWAGENPDWLDSGVEMEWEIAGAEATREQLHDAGFEITDSWGVPETLEDDGTSAEDADDDWTFFAARLR; encoded by the coding sequence ATGGTCGAGAAAGACGCCGTCCGGCAGGGATACGACGAGTTGGGGGACGCCTATGCCGCCCATCGCTCCGGCGAGGGACAGGGAATGGACGCCCTGTCGGCGTTTCTCGAAGCGGTTCCGGAGTCGGCCCGAATTCTGGACGCCGGGTGCGGCCCCGGGCGGCCGGTCCTCTCTCACCTGACTGATGAGGCGTCGGCAGTCGGCCTCGATTTTTCAGGCGAGCAACTCCGACTCGCGGCCGAGAACGCCCCTGAAGCGGCGCTCGTGCGTGGTGATATGACAGCCTTGCCGTTCGCAACGGGGACGTTCGACGCCGTCGTCGCCTACTGGTCGCTGATTCACGTCCCGATGGACGACCACCGGACGGTTATCGACGAGTTCGCCCGGGTGCTCCGCCCCGGCGGCCGCGTTCTCGTCTGTGAGGGCACCGAACACTGGGCCGGCGAGAACCCCGACTGGCTGGACAGCGGCGTCGAAATGGAGTGGGAAATCGCTGGTGCCGAGGCGACGCGCGAACAGTTGCACGATGCCGGCTTCGAGATAACCGATAGCTGGGGCGTTCCGGAGACGCTGGAGGACGACGGGACATCCGCCGAGGACGCGGACGACGACTGGACGTTCTTCGCGGCCCGCCTCCGCTGA
- a CDS encoding DUF309 domain-containing protein, whose protein sequence is MDDHTRDPTVGPPAGEPTGWRADGRWEHATLRRATEHGVRLFNAGEFHESHDCFEHEWYNYGRGTTESAFLHGMVQVAAGAYKHFDFEDDDGMRSLFRTALQYFHDVPNDFYGVDVLAVRTTLNNALNDPTELHGWQIRFDGTHPEARDIDFEYAEGFD, encoded by the coding sequence ATGGACGACCACACCCGCGACCCGACCGTCGGCCCGCCCGCCGGAGAGCCGACGGGGTGGCGCGCGGACGGCCGCTGGGAGCACGCCACGCTCCGGCGGGCGACCGAACACGGCGTCCGCCTTTTCAATGCGGGCGAGTTCCACGAATCCCACGACTGCTTCGAACACGAGTGGTACAACTACGGTCGCGGAACGACCGAAAGCGCCTTTCTTCACGGAATGGTTCAGGTTGCCGCCGGCGCCTACAAGCACTTCGACTTCGAGGACGACGACGGGATGCGGTCGCTGTTTCGGACGGCCCTCCAGTATTTCCACGACGTTCCCAACGACTTCTACGGCGTCGACGTATTGGCCGTCCGCACGACGCTGAACAACGCCCTCAACGACCCGACTGAACTTCACGGCTGGCAGATTCGGTTCGACGGCACCCACCCCGAGGCTCGCGATATCGACTTCGAGTACGCCGAAGGGTTCGACTAA
- a CDS encoding heavy metal translocating P-type ATPase — translation MTRRERLTIGGMSCSTCSETVTEAVESLDGVDEVSVNYATDEGTVEYDPESASLSEIYDAIESAGYEPHAETRTIEIVGMHCTNCSETVEGALDDVPGVVRADVNYATDEATVEYNPEEFSIEATYDAIDDSGYEAVRETEGDADAEDGESPAERELRKQRRLVIGGGVLTAPFIYLMATMVTPLSAPESLLGVPFGWIEFAIATLLMATLGKEFLVGAYKAAKNRTANMDTLVAVGTTAGYTFSVAVLLLDIPGGLYFEAVAFILWFITLGNWLEARSKAQASDALRELLRMEADEATVIRDGEEVTVPVSEVEVGDRMKVRPGERIPTDGVVVEGDSAVDESMLTGESVPVEKSPGDEVAGSTVNENGVLVVEATQVGEDTALQQIVRRVKEAQSRQPDIQRLVDVVSAYFVSAVLANAILWGILWFLFPDQLYSLATALPLWAPVGGGPVIGGVPVFEFSVIVFASAVLVACPCALGLATPAATMVGSTIAAKNGVLFKGGDILERVRDVEAIVFDKTGTLTEGEMQLTDVEVVGGAVPDGGVDGEAAPDGGAAVERQAKDESFVLDVAATAESGSEHPLGEAIVEGAEDRGIDLGETHEFENVPGQGVTATTDHGEVLVGNRTLLSEHGIDTAAVDETLERLEKEGKTAMAVALDGEVIGVVATADTVRESARRTVVELTDRGYEIYMLTGDNDRTATAVGEELDIPADNVRAEVLPDEKADVIDDIQGDGTNAMMVGDGVNDAPALTAAHIGVAIGSGTDVAIESADVTLMRSDPADVLKALRISEATIAKVWQNLFWAFAYNVALIPIASLGLLNPALAGAAMSASSVSVMSNSLAFARYEPDRDYVPLPLRPFRGLLD, via the coding sequence ATGACCAGACGGGAACGACTGACCATCGGCGGGATGTCCTGTTCGACCTGCTCGGAGACGGTCACCGAGGCGGTCGAATCCCTCGATGGCGTCGATGAGGTGTCGGTCAACTACGCGACCGACGAGGGAACCGTCGAATACGACCCCGAGTCGGCGTCACTTAGCGAGATTTACGACGCCATCGAGTCGGCGGGCTACGAACCCCACGCCGAAACCCGGACCATCGAAATCGTCGGGATGCACTGTACGAACTGCTCGGAGACCGTCGAGGGCGCCCTCGACGACGTTCCGGGTGTGGTGCGTGCCGACGTCAACTACGCGACCGACGAGGCGACCGTCGAATACAACCCCGAGGAGTTCTCCATCGAAGCGACCTACGACGCCATCGACGACTCGGGCTACGAGGCCGTTCGTGAGACCGAAGGTGACGCAGACGCCGAGGACGGCGAATCCCCTGCCGAGCGCGAACTCCGCAAACAGCGCCGACTCGTTATCGGTGGCGGGGTTCTGACCGCGCCGTTCATCTACCTGATGGCGACGATGGTGACGCCGCTGTCGGCGCCCGAATCCCTGCTCGGCGTCCCGTTCGGCTGGATAGAGTTCGCCATCGCGACCCTGCTGATGGCGACGCTCGGCAAGGAGTTCCTCGTTGGCGCCTACAAGGCCGCGAAGAACCGAACCGCCAACATGGACACGCTGGTCGCGGTCGGCACCACCGCCGGCTACACGTTCAGCGTGGCCGTCCTCCTGCTCGATATCCCGGGTGGGCTCTACTTCGAGGCCGTCGCGTTCATCCTGTGGTTCATCACGCTCGGCAACTGGCTGGAGGCCCGCTCGAAGGCACAGGCCTCCGACGCCCTGCGCGAACTCCTCCGGATGGAAGCCGACGAGGCGACCGTCATCAGAGACGGTGAGGAGGTCACCGTCCCGGTCTCCGAAGTCGAGGTCGGCGACCGGATGAAGGTCCGCCCCGGCGAGCGCATCCCCACGGACGGCGTGGTCGTCGAGGGCGATTCTGCGGTCGACGAGTCGATGCTGACCGGCGAGTCCGTCCCCGTCGAGAAGAGCCCCGGCGACGAGGTCGCGGGGTCGACGGTCAACGAGAACGGCGTTCTCGTGGTCGAGGCCACGCAGGTCGGCGAGGACACCGCCCTCCAGCAAATCGTTCGCCGTGTCAAGGAGGCCCAGTCCCGCCAGCCCGACATCCAGCGGCTGGTCGACGTGGTTTCGGCCTACTTCGTTAGCGCCGTCCTCGCGAACGCGATTCTCTGGGGCATCCTCTGGTTCCTCTTCCCCGACCAGCTATACAGCCTTGCGACCGCCCTGCCGCTGTGGGCCCCCGTCGGCGGCGGCCCCGTCATCGGTGGCGTCCCCGTCTTCGAGTTCTCGGTCATCGTCTTCGCGTCGGCGGTGCTGGTGGCCTGTCCCTGCGCGCTCGGGCTTGCGACGCCCGCGGCGACGATGGTGGGCTCGACCATCGCCGCTAAGAACGGCGTCCTGTTCAAGGGCGGCGACATCCTCGAACGCGTCCGCGACGTCGAGGCCATCGTCTTCGACAAGACCGGCACGCTGACCGAAGGCGAGATGCAGTTGACGGACGTCGAAGTCGTCGGCGGTGCGGTCCCCGACGGCGGCGTCGATGGCGAGGCGGCACCGGACGGCGGCGCGGCCGTCGAACGCCAGGCGAAGGACGAGTCGTTCGTCCTCGACGTCGCCGCGACCGCCGAATCCGGCTCCGAACACCCCCTCGGCGAGGCCATCGTCGAGGGCGCCGAGGACCGCGGCATCGACCTCGGCGAGACCCACGAGTTCGAGAACGTGCCCGGTCAGGGCGTGACGGCGACCACCGACCACGGCGAGGTGCTGGTCGGCAACCGAACCCTGCTCTCGGAGCACGGCATCGACACCGCCGCGGTCGACGAGACGCTCGAACGCCTCGAGAAGGAGGGCAAGACCGCGATGGCCGTCGCCCTCGACGGCGAGGTCATCGGCGTCGTCGCGACGGCCGACACCGTTCGCGAGAGCGCCCGACGGACGGTCGTGGAACTGACCGACCGCGGCTACGAAATCTACATGCTCACCGGCGACAACGACCGGACGGCCACCGCGGTCGGCGAGGAACTCGACATCCCCGCCGACAACGTCCGTGCCGAGGTCCTGCCCGACGAGAAGGCCGACGTCATCGACGACATTCAGGGCGACGGGACCAACGCGATGATGGTCGGTGACGGCGTCAACGACGCGCCCGCGCTCACGGCGGCCCACATCGGCGTCGCCATCGGCTCCGGGACCGACGTCGCCATCGAATCCGCCGACGTGACGCTGATGCGCTCGGACCCCGCCGACGTGCTGAAGGCCCTGCGAATCTCGGAGGCGACCATCGCGAAGGTCTGGCAGAACCTCTTCTGGGCCTTCGCCTACAACGTCGCGCTCATTCCCATCGCCTCGCTGGGCCTGCTGAACCCCGCCTTGGCTGGCGCGGCGATGTCGGCTTCCAGCGTCTCCGTGATGTCCAACAGCCTCGCGTTCGCCCGCTACGAACCCGACCGCGATTACGTCCCGCTGCCGCTGCGGCCCTTCCGGGGCCTGCTGGACTGA
- a CDS encoding AsnC family transcriptional regulator, with amino-acid sequence MRDLDETDHELLRLLSEDARRPYSDLAEKVDLSAPAVSDRIDRLKEVGVIEGFTVDLDRSKLREGVRMAVTFETTPGETTTVREALADCSGVEQVFVTAEGRLFVVATVPDGDVETHLAAAFETGAVESVEATPLVATDRQAGLGEATLGLDCAECGNTVTDEGVTARIGGERYEFCCESCEARFTERYDELKEGA; translated from the coding sequence ATGCGCGACCTCGACGAGACGGACCACGAACTCCTTCGGCTGCTGTCGGAGGACGCTCGCCGCCCCTACAGCGACCTCGCCGAGAAGGTCGACCTCTCGGCGCCGGCGGTCAGCGACCGCATCGACCGCCTCAAAGAAGTGGGCGTCATCGAGGGGTTTACCGTCGACCTCGACCGCTCGAAACTCCGAGAAGGCGTCCGCATGGCAGTCACTTTCGAGACGACGCCCGGCGAGACGACGACGGTTCGGGAGGCGCTGGCGGACTGCTCGGGGGTCGAACAGGTGTTCGTCACCGCCGAGGGCCGCCTGTTCGTCGTGGCGACGGTGCCCGACGGCGACGTCGAAACGCATCTCGCCGCGGCCTTCGAGACGGGCGCTGTCGAGAGTGTGGAGGCCACGCCGCTCGTGGCGACCGACCGGCAGGCAGGCCTCGGTGAAGCGACACTCGGACTGGACTGTGCTGAGTGCGGCAATACCGTCACCGACGAGGGCGTCACCGCTCGTATCGGCGGCGAACGCTACGAGTTCTGCTGTGAGTCCTGTGAGGCCCGATTCACGGAACGGTACGACGAACTGAAGGAAGGCGCGTAG
- a CDS encoding ribonucleoside-diphosphate reductase, producing MTQIRDTDREMRIDPESFSGGYFRNAVYRHWDPYEDIPEELLEQDRERIIDSDMSFEQFEAFRASVAKFGAGEEAVTEDLAPLMLTLEDINDQMFVSSQIYEEAKHTQFFDRYWRNVINPAAEAKGWEVTNPTDQRYFPEEYVELFDRTEDAMHRLLEEDTPTNRAKAFCHYHLVVESVLAQTGYWGFQATFGEDGPEGWSEMDDDDTEDVVLEGLIEGITRIRSDEGRHVGFGMRKVQELIAEEGVDPAIVQGTLTDLLPLVAGTVQTEFDTDADPAPLIEYAQEKLSRRIEIITDADAELPPVEELVKIEGADRSGAAGDD from the coding sequence ATGACCCAGATACGAGACACCGACCGGGAGATGCGCATCGACCCCGAGTCCTTTTCGGGTGGCTACTTCCGCAACGCCGTCTATCGGCATTGGGACCCCTACGAGGACATCCCCGAGGAACTGCTGGAACAGGACCGCGAACGGATTATCGACTCCGATATGTCCTTCGAGCAGTTCGAGGCCTTCCGGGCGTCGGTCGCCAAGTTCGGCGCGGGCGAGGAGGCGGTCACCGAGGACCTCGCACCACTGATGTTGACGCTGGAGGACATCAACGACCAGATGTTCGTCTCCTCCCAGATTTACGAGGAGGCCAAACACACCCAGTTCTTCGACCGCTACTGGCGCAACGTCATCAATCCTGCCGCTGAGGCGAAGGGTTGGGAGGTCACTAACCCCACCGACCAGCGGTACTTCCCCGAGGAGTACGTCGAACTGTTCGACCGCACCGAGGACGCCATGCACCGCCTGCTGGAGGAGGACACCCCGACCAACCGCGCGAAGGCGTTCTGTCATTACCATCTGGTCGTCGAGTCGGTGCTGGCCCAGACGGGTTACTGGGGCTTTCAGGCCACCTTCGGCGAGGACGGCCCCGAGGGGTGGAGCGAGATGGACGACGACGACACCGAAGACGTAGTTTTGGAGGGCCTCATCGAAGGAATCACCCGCATCCGCAGCGACGAGGGGCGGCACGTCGGCTTCGGCATGCGGAAGGTCCAAGAGCTCATCGCCGAGGAGGGCGTCGACCCCGCCATCGTTCAGGGTACCCTGACGGACCTCCTGCCGCTTGTGGCTGGCACCGTCCAGACGGAGTTCGATACCGACGCCGACCCCGCGCCGCTCATCGAGTACGCCCAAGAGAAACTCTCCCGCCGCATCGAAATCATCACCGACGCCGACGCGGAACTGCCGCCCGTCGAGGAACTGGTGAAAATCGAGGGTGCGGACCGCTCCGGGGCCGCTGGCGACGATTGA
- the purD gene encoding phosphoribosylamine--glycine ligase: MTETVLLVGGGGREHAIARAVDDSADAELYACASNRNPGIASLAEGFSEIDETDADAIVEYAEDVGATLAAIGPESALNAGVADALDAVGVYAFGPQEAEARIETDKAFQREFMADHDVPGCPDFATFEDPEKAADYIREYDGDLAIKPRGLTGGKGVRVIGDQITEEEGIEYVLESDYEEFVLEERLVGEEFTIQAFVADGQYRVTPAVQDHKRAYEGDEGPNTGGMGSYSDATFELPFMTEADYTESVEVIDAVVEAMPDYKGILYGQFMLTAEGPKVVEFNARFGDPEAMNTLPVLDTDFISILQAARDGEELPELTFSNQATVCKYAVPDGYPTDPEAGAKVKIDAESAGDALLFYASVDAREDGIYTTTSRSFAVVGLADTITGAEAIAEEALGKAGEEGLRVRHDIGKADLLQQRIDHMNELRGE, from the coding sequence ATGACCGAGACCGTGCTGCTCGTCGGTGGCGGCGGCCGCGAACACGCCATCGCCCGCGCCGTCGACGATTCGGCCGACGCGGAACTGTACGCCTGTGCCTCGAACCGGAACCCCGGCATCGCCTCGCTCGCCGAGGGCTTTTCCGAAATCGACGAGACGGACGCCGACGCCATCGTCGAGTACGCCGAGGACGTCGGGGCGACGCTGGCGGCTATCGGCCCGGAATCCGCGCTGAACGCCGGCGTCGCCGACGCGCTGGACGCGGTGGGTGTCTACGCCTTCGGCCCCCAAGAGGCAGAGGCCAGAATCGAGACGGACAAGGCCTTCCAGCGGGAATTCATGGCCGACCACGACGTTCCGGGGTGTCCCGACTTCGCCACCTTCGAGGACCCCGAGAAGGCCGCTGATTACATCCGCGAGTACGACGGCGACCTCGCTATCAAGCCCCGCGGCCTCACCGGCGGCAAGGGCGTCCGCGTCATCGGCGACCAGATTACGGAAGAGGAGGGCATCGAGTACGTCCTCGAGAGCGACTACGAGGAGTTCGTCCTCGAAGAGCGCCTCGTCGGCGAGGAGTTCACGATTCAGGCCTTCGTCGCCGACGGCCAGTATCGCGTCACCCCCGCCGTACAGGACCACAAGCGCGCCTACGAGGGTGACGAGGGGCCGAACACCGGCGGTATGGGCTCGTATAGCGACGCCACCTTCGAGTTGCCGTTCATGACGGAAGCCGACTACACCGAATCCGTCGAAGTCATCGACGCCGTCGTCGAGGCCATGCCGGACTACAAGGGCATCCTCTACGGCCAGTTCATGTTGACCGCCGAGGGCCCGAAGGTCGTGGAGTTCAATGCCCGCTTCGGCGACCCCGAGGCGATGAACACCTTGCCCGTGCTGGATACCGACTTCATCTCCATCCTGCAGGCCGCCCGCGACGGCGAGGAGTTGCCCGAACTCACCTTCTCGAATCAGGCGACGGTCTGCAAGTACGCCGTCCCCGACGGCTACCCGACCGACCCCGAAGCCGGCGCGAAGGTCAAAATCGACGCGGAGTCGGCCGGCGACGCGCTGCTGTTCTACGCCAGCGTCGACGCCCGCGAGGACGGCATCTACACGACCACCTCCCGCTCCTTCGCCGTCGTCGGCCTCGCCGACACGATTACGGGTGCCGAGGCCATCGCCGAGGAAGCCCTCGGGAAGGCCGGCGAGGAAGGCCTACGCGTGCGCCACGACATCGGCAAGGCCGACCTACTCCAGCAGCGCATCGACCACATGAACGAACTCCGCGGCGAGTAA